A window of the Dictyostelium discoideum AX4 chromosome 4 chromosome, whole genome shotgun sequence genome harbors these coding sequences:
- the abcC8 gene encoding ABC transporter C family protein codes for MGFCGDEPFTVWHNDSGDFSKCFEDSVVMTLPAIYLLIFGMKRLYYLENKKPDLFTLKQLSQDFQTWRKTLQLEVIVSILLVAWKILFFIVIVSIYNKPFEILYSVVTVVQWTVSLGLVYLEMKKGQSRSWEIRLYWVFAFFVATVKLRTLTLAIAGKSIYNVGFLEYFSYFVGYCLILILSITSVLFFDNLESYQNLEENEISKEVNANLFSRLTFWWINSVLVKGHKKALEISDVPTLGEIDQSILLSEKFEKAWEEQLKKPNPSLPWALAKAFGPHFYIAALFKIIQDLLIFVGPTLLKRVLGFVESRDGSQDTYDGLIYALLYFLAPVVQSLLLHQYFHRCYRVGMWLRSAVVTAVYKKALKTSLREGTTIGEIVNLMSVDAQKFMDLCPYLHMIWSAPLQLAISLVLLYRILNASVFAGLGIMLVMIPINLAISNLAKKRQTISMKLKDRRTKAVNEVLNGIKVIKLYSWEQSFMDHVNEIRNKELDVMKAIKYIQGFSLLLWSMSPVFVSVSTFTVYILTGQVLSATQAFPALSLFNVMQFPINMLPSVVSSIIEASVSVARLQKFLLKKDLDPNVVEHHINEPGIAVKIDNATLEWEPNKPILHDINLTIKKGELVAIVGQVGSGKSSIVSSLVGDLDKTKGTVAVNGSVALVSQQAWIQNATLKNNILFAKELNQDKYQSVVQACCLEPDIKILPGGDQTEIGEKGINLSGGQKQRVSIARAVYNNADIYIFDDPLSAVDAHVGKAIFKNVLSNQDGILCNKTRILVTHAVHYLPYVDRIILMKDGRIVEEGDFNTLIEAGSHFTELMSHDEQQQQLQQQQAPDKSSDSNEQIGGGDNKESENNEEQNEEEEGENENLLEKVLRKSRSRSPSPSSNRNIDGDDIASGSILQTTRTPEEDEQDERELMEDIDIDGGENIQTPLQKGEKSSVLKQPLRLLKKLPTSINKKLNNSGSGVSLKPITTVNAKPQDKNKIISVETKQEGKVSFKIYLSYFKAIGVLLATCIIGFYVLTQLLSILANWWISIWTNSYGGNGNGSGSGSISLSSSSTVEDNEKAKYYLSIYVAFSCGTIAATFLRSFSMVFGSIKGSKLFHEKMFKAVILSPMSFFDTTPIGRILNRFSKDQLTIDESIARTLGMFLNTFCQVVGSIIVIAWVSPFIILAMVPVGALFYFIQKYYLNSSRELTRLEGVSRSPIYAHFSETLAGVTTIRAFKDVARFVTENERLLDENQKCYYINISSNRWLAIRLEFLGACLVSCAVLYTVLARSRIEAGTAGLVITYALAITGNMNWMVRMSCDLENSVVSIERIQEYCLLPSEAPLFNDKSVPMSWPSHGKIVFKNLWLTYREGLDPVLRGINCTIEPKTKVGIVGRTGAGKSSLTQALFRLVEPLRGTIEIDGIDITELGLNPLRSRMAIIPQDPVLFAGSVRYNLDPFDQYDDHEIWEAIENAHLLKAIKDLDGGLDAMVQDGGDNFSVGQRQLLVIGRALLKKANIIVLDEASSSIDIASDALIQETIRTKFADCTVLTIAHRLGTIADSDKIMVLDKGELIEYDSPSELLKNQDSIYYSLVKASESKQNIDNDDESN; via the exons atggGATTTTGTGGTGATGAACCATTTACAGTATGGCATAATGATAGTGgtgatttttcaaaatgcTTTGAAGATTCAGTTGTTATGACATTACCAgcaatatatttattaatatttggtaTGAAAAGGTTATATTACCTTGAAAATAAGAAACCCgatttatttacattaaaacaattatctCAAGATTTTCAAACATGGAGAAAAACTTTACAATTGGAGGTTAttgtttcaatattattagtagCATGGAagattttattctttattgtTATCGtttcaatttataataaaccatttgaaattttatattcAGTGGTAACAGTAGTACAATGGACAGTTTCATTAGGTTTAGTTTACttggaaatgaaaaaagGTCAATCACGTTCATGGGAAATTCGTTTATATTGGGTATTTGCATTCTTTGTTGCAACTGTTAAACTTAGAACTTTAACACTTGCAATTGCTGGA aaatcaatttataatgTTGGATTTTTAGaatatttttcatattttgttggatattgtttaatattaatattatcaattacaaGTGTTTTATTCTTTGACAATTTAGAAAGTTATCAAAATTTAGAAGAGAATGAGATTTCAAAAGAAGTTAATGCCAATTTATTCTCAAGATTAACATTTTGGTGGATAAATTCAGTATTGGTAAAAGGACATAAGAAGGCATTGGAGATATCGGATGTACCAACATTGGGAGAGATTGATCAATCGATTTTGTTAAGTGAAAAGTTTGAAAAAGCATGGgaagaacaattaaaaaaaccaaatccATCATTACCATGGGCATTAGCAAAAGCATTTGGACCTCATTTTTACATTGCAGCATTATTTAAGATTATACAAGATTTATTGATTTTCGTTGGTCCAACATTATTGAAAAGGGTATTGGGTTTTGTAGAGAGTAGAGATGGTAGTCAAGATACATACGATGGTTTAATTTATGCATTGTTATACTTTTTAGCACCAGTGGTTCAATCATTATTACTTCATCAATATTTCCATCGTTGTTATAGAGTTGGTATGTGGTTACGTTCAGCAGTTGTGACAGCAGTCTATAAGAAAGCATTGAAAACATCATTACGTGAAGGTACAACCATTGGTGAGATTGTTAATCTCATGTCGGTTGATGCTCAAAAGTTTATGGATCTTTGTCCATACCTACATATGATTTGGTCAGCACCATTACAATTGGCAATCTCTTTGGTCCTTCTATATCGTATTTTGAATGCATCAGTTTTCGCAGGGTTAGGTATTATGTTGGTAATGATTCCAATCAATTTAGCAATTAGTAATCTAGCAAAAAAGAGACAAACCAtatcaatgaaattaaaagatcgTCGTACTAAAGCAGTCAATGAAGTATTGAATGGAATTAAAGTGATCAAACTTTACTCTTGGGAACAAAGTTTCATGGATCATGTAAATGAAATTAGAAATAAAGAATTGGACGTAATGAAAGctattaaatatattcaaGGTTTTTCATTATTGCTTTGGTCAATGAGTCCAGTGTTTGTCAGTGTTTCCACTTTTACAGTTTACATTTTAACAGGTCAAGTTTTATCAGCAACTCAAGCTTTCCCTGCATTATCATTGTTCAATGTTATGCAATTCCCAATCAATATGTTACCAAGTGTAGTTAGTTCAATCATTGAAGCATCGGTTTCAGTTGCACGTCTTCAAAAATTCTTACTAAAGAAAGATTTAGATCCAAATGTTGTTGAACATCATATCAATGAACCAGGTATTGCAGTTAAAATCGATAATGCAACCTTGGAATGGGAACCAAATAAACCAATACTTCATGATATAAATTTaactattaaaaaaggtGAATTAGTTGCAATCGTTGGTCAAGTTGGTTCAGGTAAATCAAGTATTGTCAGTAGTTTAGTTGGTGATTTAGATAAAACCAAGGGTACCGTTGCTGTCAATGGTTCAGTTGCATTGGTTAGTCAACAAGCTTGGATTCAAAATGCCACTTTAAAGAATAATATCCTATTCGCgaaagaattaaatcaaGATAAATATCAATCAGTGGTTCAAGCATGTTGTCTTGAAcctgatattaaaattttaccaGGTGGTGATCAAACTGAAATCGGTGAAAAAGGTATCAATTTATCAGGTGGTCAAAAACAACGTGTTTCAATAGCTCGTGCAGTCTATAACAATGCTGATATCTATATATTCGATGATCCATTATCAGCAGTTGACGCTCATGTTGGTAAAGCtatctttaaaaatgtaCTCTCAAATCAAGATGGTATACTTTGTAATAAAACTAGAATATTAGTAACTCATGCTGTTCATTATTTACCATATGTCGATAGAATCATTTTAATGAAAGATGGTAGAATTGTTGAAGAAGGTGATTTCAATACTTTAATCGAAGCTGGTAGTCATTTCACTGAATTAATGTCACAtgatgaacaacaacaacaattacaacaacaacaagctccTGATAAATCATCTGATAGTAATGAACAAATTGGTGGTGGCGATAATAAAGaaagtgaaaataatgaagaacaaaatgaagaagaggaaggtgaaaatgaaaatttattagaaaaagttttaagaaaatcaagatcaagatcaccatcaccatcatcaaatagaaatattgatggtgatgatattGCATCTGGTAGTATTTTACAAACTACTAGAACACCAGAAGAAGATGAACAAGATGAAAGAGAATTAATGGaagatattgatattgatggtggtgaaaatATTCAAACACCATTACAAAAGGGTGAGAAATCATCAGTATTAAAACAACCATTaagattattaaagaaattaccaacttcaattaataagaaattaaataacagTGGTAGTGGTGTTTCATTAAAACCAATTACAACTGTTAATGCTAAACCACAAGATAAgaataaaatcatttcagTTGAAACTAAACAAGAGGGTAAAGTTTCATTCAAAATATATCTTTCATATTTCAAAGCTATTGGTGTATTATTAGCAACTTGTATAATTGGTTTCTATGTTCTTACACAATTGTTATCAATTTTAGCAAATTGGTGGATATCAATTTGGACAAATAGTtatggtggtaatggtaatggtagtggtagtggtagtattagtttatcatcatcatcaactgttgaagataatgaaaaagcAAAATATTATCTTAGTATTTATGTGGCATTTAGTTGTGGTACAATTGCAGCAACATTTTTACGTTCATTCTCAATGGTATTTGGTTCAATTAAAGGTTCAAAACTTTTCCATGAGAAAATGTTTAAAGCAGTCATTCTTTCACCAATGTCATTCTTTGATACAACACCAATTGGAAGAATTTTAAATCGTTTCTCAAAGGATCAATTAACTATTGATGAATCGATTGCACGTACATTGGGTATGtttttaaatacattttGTCAAGTGGTTGGATCAATCATTGTAATTGCATGGGTATCACCATTCATTATACTTGCAATGGTGCCAGTTGGagcattattttatttcattcaaaagtattatttaaattcctCAAGAGAATTAACTCGTTTAGAGGGTGTTAGTAGATCACCAATCTATGCTCATTTCAGTGAAACTTTAGCAGGTGTAACTACAATTAGAGCATTCAAGGATGTCGCAAGATTTGTAACAGAGAATGAACGTCTATTGGATGAGAATCAAAAATGTTACTATATCAATATCTCCTCAAATAGATGGTTAGCCATTCGTTTGGAATTCCTTGGTGCATGTTTAGTAAGTTGCGCAGTGTTATATACAGTATTGGCAAGATCAAGAATTGAAGCTGGTACAGCTGGTTTAGTGATTACCTACGCATTGGCAATCACTGGTAATATGAATTGGATGGTTAGAATGTCATGTGATCTTGAGAATAGTGTAGTTTCAATTGAAAGAATTCAAGAATATTGTTTACTTCCATCAGAAGCACCATTGTTCAATGATAAATCAGTACCAATGAGTTGGCCATCACATGGTAAGATAGTATTCAAGAATCTTTGGTTAACTTATCGTGAAGGATTAGATCCAGTGTTACGTGGTATCAATTGTACCATTGAACCAAAAACTAAAGTTGGTATCGTTGGTAGAACAGGTGCAGGTAAATCATCATTAACTCAAGCACTCTTCCGTTTGGTTGAACCATTACGTGGTACCATTGAAATCGATGGCATCGATATCACCGAGTTGGGTTTAAATCCACTTCGTAGTCGTATGGCTATCATTCCACAAGATCCAGTTTTATTCGCCGGTAGTGTTCGTTACAATCTCGATCCATTCGATCAATATGATGATCATGAAATTTGGGAAGCCATTGAGAATGCTCATCTCTTGAAAGCAATCAAAGATTTAGATGGTGGTTTGGATGCTATGGTTCaagatggtggtgataattTCAGTGTTGGTCAACGTCAACTATTGGTAATTGGTCGTGCTCTCTTAAAGAAAGCAAATATCATCGTATTGGATGAAGCTTCCTCAAGTATAGATATCGCAAGTGATGCTTTAATTCAAGAAACCATTCGTACTAAATTCGCCGATTGTACAGTTTTAACAATTGCTCATAGACTTGGAACTATCGCTGATAGTGATAAAATTATGGTTTTAGATAAAGGTGAATTAATCGAATATGATTCTCCttctgaattattaaaaaatcaagattcaatttattatagTTTAGTTAAAGCAAGTgaatcaaaacaaaatattgataatgatgatgaatcaaattaa
- the oxaA gene encoding hypothetical protein, giving the protein MFNRILNNNVCKKTLLNQSFNLINKNNFKFSLYKNSSNFSGVILNSNNNNNNRFYTSTTNNNNNNNNNNNQNVITTPTSTATKTTELTELTESTSYDPNKLGGGIDETLKINLEDFKHVLDPEMVPITGLPSFIEVCLNQLHHLTSLPWLVIVPVFTLFIRSALFPLSIKHRINSMRLLEIRPQLDKFKEQQKINRKNKASIQVRAQTSQKITTLLKEKGCHPVLSYILPMANLPFLISSIIAFRDMAANYPSLKDAGMLWFTDLSQSDPIFVLPVICSSLYLIATELAFSKNTNPLMVALKWVSRGMSLLLIAFSPTIPSICYLYWIPSGLFTIAQSLAFNSKRVCKFLGLPISIKSGDSVISLFNDGENKKPEIKYAPELPSSSKSKPIFNKKK; this is encoded by the exons ATGTTTAATaggattttaaataataatgtttgcaaaaaaacacttttaaatcaaagttttaatttaataaataaaaataacttcaaattttctttatataaaaatagtagTAATTTTAGTGGTGTTatattaaatagtaataataataataataataggtTCTATACATCaactaccaataataataataataataataataataataatcaaaatgtaataacaacaccaacatcaacagcAACAAAAACTACAGAATTAACAGAATTAACAGAATCAACATCATATGATCCAAATAAATTAGGAGGTGGAATTGATGAAACacttaaaattaatttagaagATTTTAAACATGTATTGGATCCAGAGATGGTACCAATTACAGGATTACCATCATTTATTGAAGTTTGTTTAAATCAACTTCACCATTTAACATCATTACCATGGTTAGTGATTGTACCAGTATTTACATTATTCATTCGTTCTGCATTATTTCCACTCTCAATTAAACATCGTATAAATTCAATGCGTTTACTTGAAATTAGACCACAAttagataaatttaaagaacaacaaaaaatCAATAGAAAGAATAAAGCATCAATTCAAGTTCGTGCTCAAACTTCACAAAAGATTACAACtctattaaaagaaaaaggttGTCATCCAGTTTTATCCTACATTCTACCAATGGCAAATTTACCATTTCTAATTTCCTCCATAATTGCATTCCGTGATATGGCTGCAAATTATCCTTCACTCAAAGATGCTGGTATGCTTTGGTTTACCGATTTATCTCAAAGTGATCCAATTTTTGTTTTACCTGTTATTTGTTCTTCACTTTATTTAATTGCAACTGAA ttggcattttcaaaaaatacaaatccATTAATGGTAGCACTTAAATGGGTATCAAGAGGTATGTCATTATTGTTGATTGCATTTAGTCCAACAATTCCAAGtatttgttatttatattgGATACCATCAggattatttacaattgcaCAATCCCTTGCATTCAATTCAAAAAGAGTATGTAAATTTTTAGGTTTAccaatatcaattaaaagtgGTGATTCAGTCATtagtttatttaatgatggagaaaataaaaaacctgAAATTAAATATGCACCAGaattaccatcatcatcaaaatctaaaccaatatttaataaaaagaaataa
- the rab32D gene encoding Rab GTPase, with protein MINMTETKQLKLILIGDVNVGKTSILHRLIFSKFTEEYKSTIGADFLSKTFYQNDIITHIQLWDTAGQEKYWCLTSAFWRTSDAVILVFDISNESSFRNLNFWYKQFKSKSINPDGTEKQLPILLLANKSDSLTRAVDQSEINQWCTDHKVNLYYEVSAKSSINIKESILKLVEVIIEQDKDSDNEQFNDSPDEETSSITLLGTSKKHDNTNPNKPSTSSPSSCFNCK; from the exons atgataaatatgACAGAgacaaaacaattaaaattaattttaataggaGATGTGAA CGTTGGAAAGACGTCTATTCTTCATAGGCttattttttccaaatttacaGAAGAATATAAAAGTACTATAGGTGCagattttttatcaaaaacattttatcaaaatgatattattacaCATATTCAACTT tGGGATACAGCAGGACAAGAGAAATATTGGTGTTTAACATCAGCATTTTGGAGAACATCAGATGCAGTTATATTAGTATTTgatatttcaaatgaatcatcttttagaaatttaaatttttggtataaacaattcaaatcaaaGAGTATAAACCCTGATGGGACAGAAAAACAATTacctatattattattagcaaATAAATCAGATTCTTTGACAAGAGCTGTCGATCAATCTGAAATTAATCAATGGTGTACTGATCATAaagttaatttatattatgaAGTATCTGCTAAATCttctataaatataaaagaatCAATTCTAAAATTAGTTGAAGTTATAATTGAACAAGATAAAGATTCTGATAA CGAACAATTTAATGATAGCCCTGACGAAGAAACATCATCAATTACTTTATTAGGTACTTCTAAAAAACATGATAATACCAATCCAAATAAACCTTCAACTTCCTCACCTTCAAGTTGtttcaattgtaaataa